ATTCTAATACTATTCGTTTGATATTACTGAATTTTCGTTCTGGGCGATGGCGAGGCAACTTTACTATCACTAATTTTTTACTGCTGCTAGGTGCTTTCCTCAGTTTACCTGCTTTGTATACCAATTAGATAGCTAGGGGTGTAGATGAAATTGCAATATTGATTCGTATCATTTAGATAGTTTTTTGCTAATGTTTCAATCCCTAATAGGGTGTAGATGAAATTGCAATATTTGCGATCGCAATCAAAGAATCAATCTCATCCATGTTTCAATCCCTAATAGGGTGTAGATGAAATTGCAATTGGTTAGAGGGCGATCGGTTAAATGTGTTCTGCTAAGTTTCAATCCCTAATAGGGTGTAGATGAAATTGCAATGCAAAGAATATATCAATTAGCTCCCCCAAGTTTTGGTTTCAATCCCTAATAGGGTGTAGATGAAATTGCAATACATTGGGGGAGGAGAGCAACGAGTTGGAATCCGTTTCAATCCCTAATAGGGTGTAGATGAAATTGCAATTTACGAAATATCTTTGGAGATTGTGGAAAGCTATGGTTTCAATCCCTAATAGGGTGTAGATGAAATTGCAATAGAAGAAAGTTCAAAAGACAATCTACTGTCGCTTGTTTCAATCCCTAATAGGGTGTAGATGAAATTGCAATCTTGGTTCGATAGTTACTGGGGCAATTGATTTTATTGTTTCAATCCCTAATAGGGTGTAGATGAAATTGCAATCGCAGGAGCCTATAACACGCTCTATATTTCGTTTTCAAGGTTCTGTTGCGCGGATGGACTAATTGTAGCATACAAAACTCTAACTTGGTACTAAGCAAATGGCTAAAACCCTCTCTAGATCAAATGCGCGGGTACTTTAGTCGATGGATTTGTCAAAAGTCTCATCCTGCAAAGATTTCAGCCTCAGTTAACAGAAACTGATTTTCAACACCTACCCATCCGCGCATTAGCAGATAAAATATTACTTTTACCAGGTTATTAACTTGATTATAATGATATAGGTATAACAAGCAACTAGACTGAGACACTCCTAAATCTTAGTTAAAGCTGAGTGGCATTTTTAGAAACTTAAGAGCTGGTACTCCCAAATTCCTCATCAGATATTTAGCGTTACAGCAGTATTAGCACGTTATCATTTTTCTCTTTAATTCTCAATATGTGCGATGGCTTAAAAGGTATGCGGCGTTACAGCAGTATTAGCACGTTATCATTTTTCTCCGTATTCCAACTCCAGAACACTGAGCAATTTCTTTTCAACAGCCGTTAAATAAGGCCGATTCAATTTCCCCAACGACTGCAACAGATTTTTGACTGTCTCCTCCAGTAAGTCTGAATACACTCGACTGATGCGATCGCAAATCACCTGCATCTGCTGACATTCGTGGGCTAGGTAGTTGTAGGACTTCAGGTACTGCAACCCAACTGTGTACTCGCCATCCCAGGTTTTGACAGTACAACTGAATTCTCCAACGTGGTTGACAATGCCCCAACAACCGCCCTTACCTCGGAGTTTCGGGTTGTCCTTTGCAAGAATTTGACAGACTTCGCCTAGCTGATAGGTGTTTGGTATTCTGGTTCGCTCAATAATGCGCTGCACCACATCCTTCACAATCCTACCACTTGGGACTTTACCACCGGCAACCTCAACTGCCTTCTGCCAAGCTTCTCTTTGTACTTCCGGCTCTAAAGAAACCAAAGGGCGCACTTGACGTTCATTATTCGGCAGAATTTGTAAACCATTGGTTAACATTTTTGGAGTCTGTAATTCACCCGTAGCTATTTCCTCTTTTTGTAAACCATTGGTTAACAAATTGTCCATGACTGTCGCTGCGGCAATCTTGTAGCTGGCTGCTATCCGCGTGTAACCAAACCTTTGCTTGCAATATTCTTCAAAGGTTTTGTGAGTTGAACGGTACAGTTTGCGATCGCGCAATTCCGCTAATGCCTTTCCCGCCTCAAAAAACGCCCGTTCTACCTTGCGTTCCAAATGAAGGCGATCGCTAACTTCCTGCTCGGTTAATTCGGGAACTTCAACAGCAGTAACGGTAATTGTTGCTGTAGCAGGGTCTTCTGGCTCCAAAATATCCTCCGCAGAACTAGCAGGTGGCGTGTTGTCACTAGATGCGGCTGAGGTGGCTTTTTCACGTTTAGAAGGTGGTTTGCTCATGATTCCACCTCTTACGGTTTAATGGTATTTGCTTAGAGTTAATGGCTAATAAATTTTGAGTGTTGTGGATAGTTGCGATTGCCAAACAGCTAAGTTAATTTTTGTAAAAATAAAAGCATTCATGATGCCTCCTTATTAGGTAATAACCAGAATACCTGAGCAGTAGTGTTGTCTGATTTACCCGCATTAGGTGAATGCCCATTTTTGGGTTTTTCTGTAGTCACTGATTGAATATCAGCATATCCTGGATCACCATCGCCATCGTAAGTGTAGTCAAACAAATCTCCAGGTGTAATGATCCGCTCATCCCCTTTTGCGTGATAGGCCTTAGTTAAGCCGTTACACAAATTATTCAAAACTCTACCGCTAATCTGCTCAATCTCATCAGCGTTTTTCAGTTTTGAAATGGACGTTGGATGTATACCTGAAAGTTCAGCAAGTTCTTTGTTGCTGATTTTCTTCTCTGCCATTAATATTCTGAGCCGCCAACGAATCATCTTTTGAGAGTCTTTTTTTCTTTTTCTTACTCTCATAGTTTCCTCCACTAACGCTTTTATAGCTAGATCGCTTTTTACTTAAAGTGATTCATCTTAATATAGCAAGGAAAACAAATAAGATGCAAGCTTGACATAAATATAGCGAGCCTGCTATATTTATAGATAGCAAAAGGCGATCACCCCTCTCTCGCAAATTGGAAATGATCGCCCTCTGTTCCTAAAACAGGAGATTTCATTATGACTTATCCCAAATACACCCAGCAAGCCCTCTCGCGCTATACCATCCCGCACCTCAAAAGAATTGCCGCAGAACTCGGCGTAACCCCAGCAGGGGACAAAAGAGCGGCTGAGACTTGGGTAGACGCAATCATCGCCCATCAGTCCGCTCAGACTCAGAAAGTCACTGACGAACAAACCACAGCCCAAACCGAACTCGACAACTACATCACTGCTCAAGCCCAAGCCGTTGCACCCGAAGCACTCACCCCCGTTGAAATCTCCTTTGACCATCACGAATATTACGCTGGTAGTCAACTGATAGCCAGCATCAGCCATGACGATAGCCACTTAACGCAACGCTGGGTAGTCATGGTAAATGGTGTAGAGAAATTCCGTGCTAACACTTGGGCAAGATGCCATCGCTTCATAACTTGGCATCATAAACAAGGCACACTCAACACACTACCAATCCCACAAGGACAAGAACTGACATTTTTAGAAATCTCCTATTACGACCAAGAAGTACATATTGGTGATTATCATACTGATAGTTATCTGGTAGCCAGTATCAGCTTCGACCACGACAACTACGAAGATTTATACTGGCGGGTAATGATTAACAGGCAAGAGATTTTCCGAGACGTTACACCTGCGCTCTGCTACGAATACATCAAGCAGCAGTACTACCAAGGCACATTACCAGTACAGGAGCAGTTACCAGAGGAACTTTACACGACTGGTAACGAGGTAATGGCGCAGATTTGCACCGAATGTGAAAAATTCGGCTTTGAAATCCTTGATGACGGCATATACCACAACGACGTAAAACTGGGCGAAGCCGGGCAGACTAACGGCGGCTGGTGGTTCACACGAGCAGCAGACGAAACCCAACAGCGCATCCCCTGTGACTCCGCGTTAGATGCCGTGTGGTGGCTGTCGATGGTGGAGGACTTAACTGATGCAGAAATGGCTGACTGTGAGCAGCTGCTAGATTTACCCTTTGAGCAATTGACCCCCCAAGACTGGCAACGGCTACGGGAGTATGAGCCTGTAGCAGCCTAGAAGAGGCAGAGGGGCAAGGGTGCAGGGGGGCAGAGGGGAAAGAATCTGTACAACATCTCTCCTCTGCTCCTCCGCTCCTCTGCACCTCTGCCTCTTCATCCCTTCATTCACCACTCACAACAATGCAACCCACAATATCCATTCCCCGACACTGGGACTACCCTCGCTTTGCTTTGGAACAGCGGACACAGCAGGGCAATTCGCAACTCACAATTCGCAATTCGCAGTTAAAGATAATTGCGACTTGCGAACTGCGAATTGGTAATTGTTTCGGTTGGCGTTATGCCATGATGCCTAATCACAACTCTGACGAAATATCTTACTTACAAGAGAGTCAAATTCAGCCGCTCTCTCCACAGGAATTGTTCACACAAATCACAGCAGAGATTGACTTCTACCAACGTCAAATATCCATCCTACAACAACAGTTATCAATAGTCACTGGAGGGTTCACTAATGGCTAAAGTTGTTGATAATTATGTGGAACGTACTTCAGCTAGACTGTTGCGTTCGCTCCGCCGTTCTGGTGGTTCTGCTCCATTACATCGCATTCAGTTTTCGGAAACTATCATCCAATATCTACTCGATAAGAAACTAGTCCAAGTGCAGAACACTGGATACGGCTTTTTGCTAGAGATTGCTGAAGAATTTTAACAAATAGGAGCAATTGAAAATGCCTCATCCTCCTCTACATACGCTAGTTGATGCTGCAAAATTTATTCTGAACGAGATTGCAATACACCCTGATTTCAAAGCACTCAACTATCACCCTAATTTAACTATAGGGGATGCTCAAGCAGCACTGTCTTACCTCAAGTCCGAGCTAGAAGGTAATTGCATACATAACAAGATTCTGGATTAGTACAAAAGTAATTACTCGAATAACAGCGCTCATTCAAGTGATTACTACATACAGAGTTAATACTCCCTTCTTAACCAATTACACACTAAAGAAAAAGATGACTACTGAAATTCAACTAGGTCTTTGCAATCCACCTGAACCAGTTTACTTGTACGTCAATCAGGGAGAAGTAAATGGGGAATCTTACGTTTGGTACAAGTTTGATATTAATCAAGATAAGAAAATACCAGTTTCTCAACGTGCATTGGCTGGGTATTTGTCAGAGTTGCGATTGATAACTAAAGAATTTCAAGGCAAGGATAATATCAAACTTGAGATTGTTGTCAGCGCCGATGAACTTTATGTTATCAGAACTTCGGTAGAGACTAACTTTGCCAAAAGCTTTCTTCTGGCTGCATCATGTATTCAGAATTTTGAGAAACCATTAATTATTGCTGCTACTGCTGGAGAGAAGAATACAGTTTTCTGCAATCTTTATGATGCTGCAACAAAAACCAGAATTAAGAGAGAGTGGAGTAAAGATATCGATTGGGCAAGCATTATTCATGATATCCAATTTCTCTTAGGTGGCACATCCTCAACTATTCCACCAACACCGAAACTTAGTGTAGTTCCTCAAGCAATCCATCCACAGGATTTGCGAGTACGAAACATTCGTATATTGCTGGATTATCCAGTTGATTTAGTTAAAGAGTGGTTGCAGTTTCAAGACGTTGATCGTCCTAGTTTATTACCTGAAGAAAAGAGTGATGAACTCATCAAAACCATGTGTTTAGCTTGGTCATCGGACAAATGTGAGCATCCTAATTATGCCCAATCTTCGTATCAAAATCTTGTTGTTGATGCAGTAGCACAAGGAGCTGATGAGTTAACCGCAGTTAAGACGTGGATGCAAAAGTTGCAAACAGTAAAAGCTGGAGCAATATAACACGTTTCTGAATATAGGAGTCAGCAATAACTATAATCTCTGACTTCTATAACACTTTATTAATCACATAGGAATTACCAAAATGAAAGTCATCGTTGCAGTTGTTGAAAAGATTACTAGTGAAGCACACATCGATATTCCTGATGGGCTTGATGAATCTGCCATTAGACAATACATCACTGACTTATATAACAGTAGAGAAATGTTGGCTGATTTGAATATTTTTCAAGTAGAGTTTCAATCCATTAGCGCCCGAATTGTTAAAAGCTGTTTTCCCAATGATTCTATCTCTGCATAATTTTTGGAGAGTTATATATGATTATCAAAACTATAAAGTGGACTGAAGCAGAACTCACAATCCTTGAAGCAAAAGCTGAACTTTATACCCCCAAACAAATTGCCTCAATTCTCAAGAGACATGGCTATTTCCGCACTCCCGATGCTATTTCTACCAAGCTTTGGAGTTTGGGTTACTCCACACGTCCCTTTCTTGATAACTATAGTGCTGCTGAAATTTCTCGTATCCTTTGTGTTCACCGTACTACAGTTTCTGGCTGGGTGCGTCGTGGTTGGCTTTCTACTGGCAGGCATTCTGTTAGATATTACCAGATTCGCAAATGGCATCTGAAACGGTTTTTTGATAATCCACCACAACATCTAAAGAAGCGCATTGCCGAAATCGACCCAGAAGCCATTAACTACTTGTTGGGGAGACGTGCATCATGATTGACCAAATCAATTCACTGTATCTGTGCTGGTATATCTCGCCACCTTGGAGTGATACCTTCGGCACACCTGACGGTGATCGCATTCCACAACTTGAAGTCAATCTGCTCGAACGAGTTTACATCGGAACTACAAGGACATTCGGCTACTGCTGCGGGGTGAAGTGGAAACAAGACCGCTGGATTTATGCAATTGCCTGCACGGGTGACATCATCCACACCACTGAACACGAAATCATCGGCACTGGTGAAATGCAACTGGCTGCTATAGAAAAACCTGCTTTCATTCTCGGCGATCGCATCATGCTTCTTTGTGATGACCAGCGGACAAAGCAGCGGCTAATTCTGGGGATTCAACTGCTCAACAGGTCTTGGTTTTATGAAGTCGAGTGGATGCCCCCTGCTCTGGATGAAACCACCAGCCTGGACGAACGGCTGGCTTTTGTAGCCCAGAAAGATTTGGTGCGAGTGCTTTTTTGATGTGCTTTCAAGAATTAACTGTTTGAACAATAAGCAGAAGAACAAAATTTATGTTGACACATTTTTGGCAAGACTCCGAAATTAATCAAATGCCCCAAGAGGGAGTGCTAGGTAAATACAGTATTCCCAAGGGCTACGTGAATGGCACTCAAATGTGCAAGGCTAACGGGAAATTTTTAGCCGATTACATCAAGCTCAAGTCTACAAAGCAGTATTTGCAAGCACTTTCTAACGATATGAAGATCCTCATATCGTCTTTAATTGTTGAAATCGAAGCGTATGGAAAAGAACAAGGGACTTGGATTCACCCAGAAATCGCCATTGATTTAGCTCGCTGGGTATCTGTTGAATTCCGCATCTGGGCAAACAGAACCTTGATGAAGGTCATGCTAACAGATGAAGTTGAGCAAAAACCAGCACCTCAATCACATGAAGCACCACACACATTAGCCCCATCTCAAGAAGCTGCACAATTAGCTTTACTCTTAGGTGACTTTGCCGGATTAGACAAAGCCCTCACCGCCCAGCTTGCAGTCAACGCCGCCACTGCTGTCAACCCGGCTCTTAAGCCTGCTGCTGATGAACTAAAGACAGCGATCGCTTGCACCAATATTAGCGATGATGCCTATCTCAGACCAACAGACATTGGCGAAGTAGTTGGGCTTTCAGCAAGAGCCGTAAATAACTGGCTGACTAACGCTGGCTTACAGTACAGAACTGATGACAAGAAAATCCCCTATCGCCCCACTGAAACTGGTAAGCGGTGGGGGCGAATGGTTCCGACTGTTGCTAGACCTTCAAACCAGACTGTCTTTCAGCTGCGTTGGTTGCCTGAAATAGTAAAAGTCATCTCTCAATAATTCGTCAAAATTATGAACAGTCTACGAAAGGTTTTAGCAGATAAATATGGTCTTGAGGCTTTTCTGATGTATGACGATTTTTTCTTTGTTCATTTACCAGAAAATCAAGACCATACACTTAAGTTTCTAGAAAGCCGTCTACCAGAATGTATTCGGATTGAATTAGCAGAATGTTTCGCCGGTAGCGTGATTGCAGCTTGGGAAGTCCCGTTATTTTTACTACCTCAAGTGTTACAGCAAGCTCAAGATTTTGTTATCCAGTTT
This portion of the Nostoc sp. UHCC 0302 genome encodes:
- a CDS encoding helix-turn-helix transcriptional regulator codes for the protein MRVRKRKKDSQKMIRWRLRILMAEKKISNKELAELSGIHPTSISKLKNADEIEQISGRVLNNLCNGLTKAYHAKGDERIITPGDLFDYTYDGDGDPGYADIQSVTTEKPKNGHSPNAGKSDNTTAQVFWLLPNKEAS
- a CDS encoding DUF1392 family protein, producing the protein MIDQINSLYLCWYISPPWSDTFGTPDGDRIPQLEVNLLERVYIGTTRTFGYCCGVKWKQDRWIYAIACTGDIIHTTEHEIIGTGEMQLAAIEKPAFILGDRIMLLCDDQRTKQRLILGIQLLNRSWFYEVEWMPPALDETTSLDERLAFVAQKDLVRVLF
- a CDS encoding KilA-N domain-containing protein — protein: MLTHFWQDSEINQMPQEGVLGKYSIPKGYVNGTQMCKANGKFLADYIKLKSTKQYLQALSNDMKILISSLIVEIEAYGKEQGTWIHPEIAIDLARWVSVEFRIWANRTLMKVMLTDEVEQKPAPQSHEAPHTLAPSQEAAQLALLLGDFAGLDKALTAQLAVNAATAVNPALKPAADELKTAIACTNISDDAYLRPTDIGEVVGLSARAVNNWLTNAGLQYRTDDKKIPYRPTETGKRWGRMVPTVARPSNQTVFQLRWLPEIVKVISQ